Proteins from one Devosia chinhatensis genomic window:
- the thpD gene encoding ectoine hydroxylase codes for MTLSAFDTANHDDYPTRLPAEKWQDRKDPVVWGNWTPEAPLTRAQTESFEKNGYLVLSNVFSAAEVSALQAESARMRSGEAEISAENVITEPGSDEVRTVFRLDEENALFDRLARDRRVAGAVSFLLDDDVYLHQSRLNYKPGFTGKEFYWHSDFETWHAEDGMPRMRAISASILLTDNDALNGPLMLMPGTHKKFVACAGETPEDNHKTSLKKQEIGVPSHDSLTRMAQEHGIDYASGKAGTVVLFDCNTVHGSNGNITPFPRSNAFFVYNAWSNRVGQPFAAKNPRPAFLSARNPKAPIAIEAGPIR; via the coding sequence ATGACTCTGTCAGCATTCGACACCGCCAATCACGACGATTATCCCACCCGTCTGCCGGCTGAAAAGTGGCAGGACCGCAAGGATCCGGTAGTCTGGGGTAATTGGACGCCCGAGGCGCCCCTGACCCGGGCGCAGACCGAGAGCTTTGAAAAAAACGGCTATCTGGTTCTCTCCAATGTTTTCTCGGCTGCGGAGGTCTCCGCTCTTCAGGCCGAATCCGCCCGGATGCGGTCGGGTGAGGCGGAGATTTCTGCCGAGAATGTCATCACCGAGCCCGGCTCGGACGAGGTCCGCACCGTATTCCGGCTGGATGAGGAAAATGCCCTGTTCGACCGTCTGGCGCGGGACCGCCGCGTGGCCGGTGCGGTGAGCTTTCTGCTCGATGACGACGTTTATCTCCATCAGTCGCGGCTCAACTACAAGCCGGGCTTTACGGGCAAGGAATTCTACTGGCATTCTGATTTCGAGACTTGGCACGCCGAGGACGGCATGCCGCGCATGCGCGCGATTTCGGCCTCGATCCTGCTCACGGATAATGACGCGCTCAATGGTCCGCTGATGCTGATGCCGGGCACGCACAAGAAGTTCGTCGCCTGCGCCGGCGAAACGCCCGAGGACAATCACAAGACTTCGCTCAAGAAGCAGGAAATCGGCGTGCCCTCGCATGACAGCCTGACCCGCATGGCTCAGGAACATGGTATCGATTACGCCTCGGGTAAGGCAGGCACTGTGGTGCTGTTCGACTGCAACACCGTGCACGGCTCGAACGGCAACATAACCCCGTTCCCGCGGTCGAACGCCTTTTTCGTCTACAATGCCTGGTCGAACCGGGTGGGGCAGCCTTTTGCGGCCAAGAACCCGCGCCCGGCTTTCCTCAGTGCGCGCAATCCCAAGGCGCCGATCGCCATCGAGGCCGGCCCGATCCGCTGA
- the ectA gene encoding diaminobutyrate acetyltransferase gives MIYGNSVLYDADALRRSAARSSVVRLRAPHASDGAAIWSLIQAQSSLDDNSLYCNLLQATHFAGTCALAEQDDRIVGWVSGYIPPKQPDTLFIWQVCVDPAAQGQGLGRKLVADILSRPDCRHVTMLECTITEDNEASWALFSSIARRLGAQLQQVEHFSRDDHFAGQHDSEFAVRIGPFDPESFTRLTGR, from the coding sequence ATGATTTATGGCAATTCAGTGCTTTACGATGCCGACGCTCTTCGCCGCAGCGCCGCCAGGTCTTCTGTCGTCCGCCTTCGCGCTCCACACGCTTCCGATGGCGCGGCAATCTGGTCGCTGATCCAGGCTCAGTCTTCGCTGGACGACAATTCTCTCTACTGCAATTTGCTGCAGGCCACGCACTTTGCCGGCACCTGCGCGCTGGCGGAACAGGACGACAGGATTGTCGGTTGGGTCTCCGGCTATATCCCGCCGAAACAGCCGGACACGCTATTCATCTGGCAGGTCTGCGTCGATCCCGCAGCTCAGGGGCAGGGTCTGGGGCGCAAGTTGGTCGCCGACATATTGTCCCGCCCCGACTGCCGCCACGTGACGATGCTGGAATGCACCATTACCGAGGACAACGAGGCCTCCTGGGCCCTGTTCAGCTCGATTGCCCGGCGCCTTGGCGCGCAATTGCAGCAAGTCGAGCATTTCTCCCGCGACGATCACTTTGCCGGGCAGCACGACAGTGAATTCGCTGTCCGCATCGGCCCCTTTGATCCGGAGAGCTTCACCCGCCTGACCGGCCGCTGA
- a CDS encoding IclR family transcriptional regulator has protein sequence MPGNSTAVAAVDRAVALLSAFGEEDASLTLTELARRTSLDKSTALRIARTLAGNRMLVQCEDSSWRLGPKLAQLGARYTASFVPEKFVAPELIKLSDDTGESAAIYVREGDTRVCLVRKDSAQSIRHSARPGDAMSLDKGAAGWVIMAFGGHVGELCQSIRERGYHLTRGERTPDVASIAVPLFGAGNTLFGSLALTGPLVRFTDEAAQTHLPRLFAAADAISKILGSEGQSVRR, from the coding sequence ATGCCTGGCAATTCCACTGCGGTAGCGGCCGTTGATCGCGCCGTCGCCCTGCTCAGTGCATTCGGAGAGGAAGACGCAAGCTTGACCCTGACCGAGTTGGCGCGGCGCACATCGCTGGACAAGTCGACGGCGCTGCGGATCGCCCGCACGCTGGCCGGCAACCGCATGCTCGTGCAATGCGAGGACTCGTCCTGGCGCCTGGGCCCCAAGCTCGCCCAGCTCGGCGCGCGTTATACGGCGTCCTTCGTTCCAGAAAAATTCGTTGCGCCGGAGCTGATCAAGCTCAGCGACGATACGGGCGAAAGTGCCGCCATCTATGTCCGCGAAGGCGACACCCGCGTGTGCCTGGTGCGCAAGGACTCGGCTCAGTCCATCCGTCACAGCGCCCGGCCCGGTGACGCCATGTCTCTGGACAAGGGCGCGGCCGGATGGGTGATCATGGCCTTCGGCGGCCATGTGGGCGAGCTATGTCAATCCATCCGCGAGCGCGGCTACCACCTGACCCGGGGCGAACGCACCCCCGACGTGGCCAGCATTGCCGTGCCACTTTTCGGTGCCGGCAACACGCTGTTCGGTTCACTGGCGCTGACCGGCCCTCTCGTCCGCTTCACCGACGAAGCCGCGCAGACCCATCTGCCACGCCTTTTTGCGGCGGCCGATGCGATTTCGAAAATTCTCGGCTCGGAAGGGCAGTCGGTTCGGCGCTGA
- a CDS encoding tripartite tricarboxylate transporter TctB family protein: MVDRNYSEIVPGLLIAIFGAIVAFYASQNYTIGTLQRMGPGMFPMALGILIVGLGFAQALTGWFKSDLPRIDLSQIQWRAALFSLLAVIVFSLLIRTAGFIPAVIGVVGISAFADKGARPLTAVILSIVLCAIAFLIFRVGLGMHFKIIDWPF, from the coding sequence ATGGTAGACCGCAATTATTCGGAAATCGTGCCCGGTCTCCTGATCGCCATCTTCGGCGCGATCGTGGCGTTTTATGCCTCCCAGAATTACACAATCGGCACCTTGCAACGCATGGGCCCGGGCATGTTCCCGATGGCGCTCGGCATCCTGATCGTCGGCCTCGGCTTTGCACAAGCGCTGACCGGCTGGTTCAAGTCGGATCTGCCGCGCATCGATCTCTCTCAAATCCAGTGGCGTGCGGCGCTTTTCAGTCTCCTGGCGGTCATTGTCTTCTCCCTGCTGATCCGTACCGCAGGCTTCATCCCCGCCGTCATCGGCGTGGTGGGTATTTCCGCCTTTGCCGACAAAGGCGCGCGGCCGCTGACGGCGGTCATCCTCAGCATCGTCCTGTGCGCCATTGCCTTCCTGATCTTCCGGGTTGGGCTGGGTATGCACTTCAAGATCATCGACTGGCCCTTCTGA
- a CDS encoding ectoine synthase — MIVRDLESSRLGDRLVRSNGWDSTRLLLAGDDMGFSFHITRIHEGTSHEFHYKHHFESVYCISGEGEIEELDTGKVHQIRPGVMYALNLNDRHRLSARSEMVMACCFNPPVTGTEVHREDGSYAPISEDA; from the coding sequence ATGATTGTACGCGACCTTGAATCCTCACGCCTGGGCGACCGTCTCGTCAGGTCCAATGGCTGGGACAGCACAAGGCTGCTGCTGGCTGGCGACGATATGGGCTTTTCCTTCCACATCACGCGCATCCATGAGGGTACGAGCCACGAGTTTCACTACAAGCATCACTTCGAGAGCGTCTACTGCATCTCGGGCGAAGGCGAGATCGAGGAACTCGACACCGGCAAAGTGCACCAGATCCGCCCGGGCGTCATGTATGCGCTCAACCTCAACGACCGGCATCGCCTCTCCGCCAGGAGCGAGATGGTGATGGCCTGCTGCTTCAACCCGCCGGTCACCGGAACGGAAGTGCACCGCGAGGACGGCTCCTACGCGCCGATCTCCGAAGACGCTTAA
- a CDS encoding tripartite tricarboxylate transporter permease has product MSYFDNIFLGLQTALSWYNLLWCFVGVFLGTLLGVIPGIGVVAAISMLFPLTFQLEPTAALIMLAGIWYGTSYGGSTASILLNVPGSATNAVTCLDGYPMTKQGRGGIALLMTTVASFFGGSFGIILLMGFAGTISAYALSFSSAEYFSLMLLGLIAACNVSNGSIIKGLIMVALGILFGLVGSDIYTGTRRFDFGILDLADGINLVALAMGLFGVSEVIASVGKVDGKQVDPNSVKFSAMKPTREDVRRSWLPMIRGSSIGAFFGTLPGTGSSIAAFMAYAVEKRVSKTPEKFGTGEIEGIMAPEAANNAADQTSFIPTLALGIPGSATMALMLGALMIHGIAPGPQLMTEQPSLFWGLVMSFWIGNVLLVILNVPLIGVWVRLLMVPYNWLFPAVLMFICIGTYTVSNSSFDVMLVVMFGALGYALRVGGYPAAPMLLGFVLGPMMEEHFRRAMLLSRGDFGTFLSRPISATVLAIALLVLLWGLKPLIFNRKPA; this is encoded by the coding sequence ATGTCCTATTTCGACAACATCTTCCTCGGGCTGCAGACAGCGCTCTCCTGGTACAATTTGCTCTGGTGCTTTGTCGGTGTGTTTCTCGGCACGCTGCTCGGCGTCATTCCCGGCATCGGCGTGGTCGCCGCCATTTCCATGCTCTTTCCGCTGACCTTTCAGCTGGAGCCGACAGCTGCGCTGATCATGCTCGCCGGCATCTGGTACGGCACTTCCTATGGTGGCAGCACCGCCTCGATCCTGCTCAATGTGCCGGGTTCTGCCACCAATGCCGTGACCTGCCTCGATGGTTATCCGATGACCAAGCAGGGGCGCGGCGGCATTGCCCTGCTGATGACCACAGTGGCCTCGTTCTTCGGCGGCTCGTTCGGCATCATCCTGCTCATGGGCTTTGCCGGAACCATCAGCGCCTATGCGCTCAGCTTTTCGTCGGCGGAATATTTCTCCCTGATGCTGCTCGGGCTCATCGCGGCCTGCAATGTGTCCAACGGCTCGATCATCAAGGGCCTGATCATGGTGGCGCTCGGCATCCTGTTCGGCCTTGTCGGCAGCGACATCTATACCGGCACACGACGCTTCGATTTCGGCATTCTCGACCTTGCCGACGGCATCAATCTCGTTGCCCTGGCCATGGGCCTGTTCGGCGTATCCGAAGTCATTGCCAGCGTCGGCAAGGTCGATGGCAAGCAGGTCGATCCCAACTCGGTCAAGTTCTCGGCCATGAAACCGACCAGGGAAGATGTGCGTCGCTCATGGCTGCCGATGATCCGGGGCTCGTCGATCGGCGCCTTCTTCGGCACCCTGCCGGGCACGGGCTCGTCCATTGCCGCCTTCATGGCCTATGCCGTCGAAAAGCGCGTGTCCAAGACGCCGGAGAAATTCGGCACCGGTGAGATCGAAGGCATAATGGCGCCCGAGGCGGCCAACAATGCCGCCGACCAGACCTCGTTCATTCCCACGCTCGCCCTCGGCATTCCCGGCAGCGCCACCATGGCTCTGATGCTGGGTGCGCTGATGATCCATGGCATCGCGCCGGGTCCGCAGCTGATGACCGAACAGCCGTCCTTGTTCTGGGGGCTCGTCATGAGCTTCTGGATCGGCAATGTCCTGCTCGTCATCCTCAACGTGCCGCTGATCGGGGTGTGGGTGCGCCTGCTGATGGTCCCCTATAACTGGCTGTTCCCGGCCGTTCTGATGTTCATCTGCATCGGGACCTATACGGTGAGCAATTCTTCTTTCGACGTCATGCTTGTCGTCATGTTCGGCGCCCTCGGCTATGCCCTGCGCGTCGGAGGCTATCCAGCCGCGCCGATGCTGCTCGGCTTTGTCCTCGGGCCGATGATGGAAGAGCATTTCCGCCGCGCCATGCTGCTGTCACGCGGCGATTTCGGCACCTTCCTCAGCCGCCCGATCAGCGCCACGGTGCTGGCCATTGCGCTGCTGGTCTTGCTCTGGGGGCTCAAGCCGCTGATCTTCAACCGTAAACCTGCCTGA
- the ectB gene encoding diaminobutyrate--2-oxoglutarate transaminase, translated as MTIQATITPFNTFERVESRVRSYSRSFPKLFDKAKGATIYDMQGKAYTDFLAGCSTLNYGHNDKDLKAALIEYISNDGIAHGLDMFTDAKEHFLATFERLILRPRGMKHQLQFTGPTGANAVEAAMKLARKVTGRTNIIAFTNGFHGVTLGALAATGNGKHRGGAATPLTGVTRAAYDGYHGADINTADLLDRQLSDPSSGVDAPAAIIVETVQGEGGLNAASPGWLKQIEAIAKKHGALFIIDDIQAGCGRTGGFFSFDGMGLSPDIVTMAKSLSGMGLPLAVTLIKPEHDIWKPAEHNGTFRGNNHAFVTAAAALEKFWSDDRFAGDVADKANYLGQRLAAIADDHGLTTKGRGMMVGIDAGSGERAAAICKICFSKGLIIETSGSFDEVVKVLCPLTISLDQLTAGIDIMETAFEAVLGSHRAAAE; from the coding sequence GTGACCATTCAAGCCACGATCACGCCCTTTAACACGTTTGAGCGCGTCGAAAGCCGTGTGCGGTCCTATTCGCGCAGCTTTCCAAAACTGTTCGACAAAGCCAAGGGCGCAACCATCTACGACATGCAGGGCAAGGCCTATACCGACTTCCTGGCTGGATGTTCGACGCTCAATTACGGGCACAATGACAAGGACCTCAAAGCCGCGCTGATCGAATATATTTCCAACGACGGCATCGCGCATGGCCTCGACATGTTCACCGACGCCAAGGAGCATTTCCTTGCGACATTCGAGCGGCTGATCCTGCGGCCGCGCGGCATGAAGCATCAGCTCCAGTTTACCGGACCAACCGGCGCCAACGCCGTCGAAGCCGCCATGAAGCTGGCGCGCAAGGTCACCGGCCGCACCAATATCATCGCCTTCACCAATGGCTTTCATGGCGTGACCCTTGGGGCGCTGGCCGCAACCGGCAATGGCAAGCATCGGGGCGGCGCTGCGACACCGCTGACGGGCGTTACCCGCGCGGCCTATGACGGCTATCATGGTGCCGACATCAATACGGCCGACCTGCTCGACCGTCAGCTGTCTGACCCCTCCAGCGGGGTCGATGCCCCGGCAGCCATTATCGTGGAAACCGTGCAGGGAGAGGGCGGGCTCAATGCTGCGTCGCCCGGCTGGTTGAAGCAGATCGAGGCCATTGCCAAAAAGCACGGCGCGCTCTTCATCATCGACGATATCCAGGCTGGCTGCGGCCGGACGGGCGGGTTCTTCTCCTTCGACGGCATGGGCCTGTCGCCAGATATCGTCACGATGGCCAAGTCACTCTCCGGCATGGGCCTGCCGCTCGCCGTGACGCTGATCAAGCCCGAGCATGATATCTGGAAGCCGGCCGAGCATAACGGCACGTTCCGCGGCAATAATCATGCCTTCGTTACGGCTGCTGCGGCGCTCGAAAAGTTCTGGTCCGACGACCGTTTCGCCGGCGATGTCGCCGACAAGGCGAACTATCTGGGCCAGCGTCTCGCCGCGATTGCCGACGACCACGGCCTCACCACCAAAGGCCGGGGCATGATGGTTGGCATCGATGCCGGATCGGGTGAAAGAGCCGCCGCGATCTGCAAGATCTGCTTTTCCAAGGGTCTCATCATCGAGACATCGGGCAGCTTCGACGAAGTCGTCAAGGTGCTGTGCCCGCTCACCATTTCTCTCGACCAGCTGACGGCCGGCATCGACATCATGGAGACCGCCTTCGAGGCGGTCTTGGGGTCGCACCGCGCCGCAGCCGAATAG
- a CDS encoding invasion associated locus B family protein: MSVSLKRFCTLFLSVVLAGSGAPSLAQDATIVQPGETTASYQDWLMRCVAQADQNRACEVVQTLQIEGQGVVATISVGRATTDSPMLIVIQVPQGVWLPSDITLKIAEDSEPLLLEYRRCLQVCIAQATLDATVLDSMKAAVEAGSFTFQDGAQREVSLPISFSGFSAALDASIQP; encoded by the coding sequence ATGTCCGTAAGTTTGAAGCGGTTCTGCACGCTCTTTCTGAGCGTGGTGCTGGCCGGAAGCGGTGCACCGTCCCTGGCGCAGGACGCTACAATCGTGCAGCCGGGCGAAACCACCGCCAGCTATCAGGACTGGCTGATGCGCTGCGTCGCACAGGCTGACCAGAACCGTGCTTGCGAGGTGGTGCAGACGCTCCAGATCGAGGGGCAGGGCGTGGTGGCAACCATCTCGGTCGGCCGAGCGACGACGGATTCTCCCATGCTCATCGTTATCCAGGTCCCTCAGGGGGTCTGGCTACCCAGCGATATCACGCTCAAAATTGCGGAGGACAGCGAGCCGCTGCTGCTCGAATACCGGCGGTGTCTCCAAGTCTGCATTGCCCAGGCAACGCTCGACGCCACCGTGCTGGACAGCATGAAGGCAGCCGTGGAAGCGGGCAGCTTCACCTTCCAGGACGGTGCGCAACGCGAGGTATCGCTGCCCATTTCCTTCAGCGGCTTCAGCGCCGCACTCGACGCCAGTATCCAACCCTGA
- a CDS encoding hydroxyacid dehydrogenase codes for MTEQQPQIGTRWTVLVTGAKLVDEAENLLAAKGCLTVYVDGYAGPEALREAARTHQVDAILVRQGKIDRSVIEASDSLKVIAKHGSGVDNIDLAAAGDRSIPVLRALSANAQSVAELAVSLTVSLLKDVTVLDRAVKGGRWPKTSYVGRDLAGTSFGVVGYGDIGRRAAGLARALGMKAMAFEPGGHAVGEGVERVDALDALLERADVVSLHCPLTERTRNLIGQRELDLIGPAGFLVNTARGGLIDEMALHHALSNGHITGAALDSFSQEPPPPDHPLFGLTNLIATPHVGGASRSALRNMAVQSATNIITMLEQGTFDSAAQAKPSLASTSVNA; via the coding sequence GTGACGGAACAGCAGCCGCAAATTGGAACACGATGGACAGTGTTGGTCACCGGCGCAAAGCTGGTGGACGAAGCCGAAAATCTATTGGCGGCAAAGGGTTGCTTGACGGTCTATGTCGACGGTTATGCGGGCCCCGAGGCGCTGCGCGAGGCTGCCCGAACTCATCAGGTCGACGCAATTCTTGTCCGTCAGGGCAAGATTGACCGCAGCGTGATCGAGGCTTCCGACAGTCTCAAGGTCATCGCCAAGCATGGCTCGGGCGTCGACAATATCGATCTGGCTGCAGCCGGTGACAGATCGATTCCCGTCCTCCGCGCGCTCTCGGCCAATGCCCAATCTGTGGCTGAACTGGCGGTGTCGCTTACGGTGTCGCTGCTCAAGGATGTCACGGTTCTCGACCGCGCGGTGAAGGGCGGTCGCTGGCCCAAGACCAGTTATGTCGGCCGCGATCTCGCCGGCACCTCGTTCGGTGTCGTCGGCTATGGCGATATCGGCCGGCGTGCCGCTGGCCTTGCCCGTGCACTCGGCATGAAGGCCATGGCTTTCGAGCCCGGCGGCCATGCTGTCGGAGAGGGCGTGGAGCGGGTGGACGCTCTCGATGCACTGCTCGAACGGGCCGATGTCGTCAGCCTGCACTGTCCGCTGACCGAGCGCACACGCAATCTTATCGGCCAGCGCGAGCTGGACCTCATCGGTCCAGCTGGTTTCCTCGTCAACACGGCGCGCGGCGGCCTCATCGACGAAATGGCGCTGCACCATGCCCTGAGCAATGGGCATATTACAGGCGCGGCGCTCGATAGCTTCTCGCAGGAGCCGCCGCCTCCCGATCACCCCCTTTTCGGCCTTACGAACCTGATCGCGACGCCCCATGTCGGCGGCGCCAGCCGTTCGGCGCTGCGTAACATGGCGGTCCAGAGCGCGACCAACATCATCACCATGCTCGAGCAGGGCACCTTTGACAGCGCCGCGCAGGCCAAGCCCTCGCTGGCCAGCACGTCCGTCAACGCCTGA
- a CDS encoding RraA family protein: MTQFRVLNRTRQASAEWTERFRTLPVANISDVMQRMVAGGPNLRPYYAGERLCGPAITVKSRPGDNLMVHAALDLAQPGDVIVVDAGGDLTNAIIGELMVAYAAYKKLGGIVIYGAIRDSAELSAGSFPVFASGVTHRGPYKDGPGEVNAPIALEGMVIAPGDLICGDPDGVVSVPFEDLDRVHAAAKAKHEAETSQMEAIREGRNDRTWVAAQLQKMGCAMP, encoded by the coding sequence ATGACCCAGTTTCGCGTTCTCAATCGCACCCGCCAAGCCTCCGCCGAATGGACAGAGCGCTTCCGCACCCTGCCGGTCGCCAATATCAGCGACGTCATGCAGCGCATGGTGGCCGGCGGACCCAACCTGCGTCCGTACTATGCCGGCGAGCGTCTCTGTGGGCCGGCCATTACCGTGAAGTCCCGGCCGGGCGACAACCTCATGGTGCACGCCGCGCTCGACCTGGCCCAGCCGGGCGACGTCATCGTGGTCGATGCCGGCGGCGACCTCACCAATGCCATTATCGGCGAGCTGATGGTGGCCTATGCCGCGTACAAGAAGCTGGGCGGCATTGTCATCTACGGGGCCATTCGCGACAGCGCCGAACTCAGTGCCGGCAGCTTTCCGGTCTTTGCCTCGGGCGTCACCCACCGCGGCCCCTATAAGGACGGCCCCGGTGAGGTCAACGCGCCAATCGCCCTCGAAGGCATGGTTATCGCTCCCGGAGACCTTATCTGTGGCGATCCCGATGGCGTCGTGTCGGTGCCATTCGAAGACCTCGATCGCGTTCATGCCGCCGCAAAGGCAAAGCACGAGGCCGAAACCAGCCAGATGGAGGCCATCCGCGAAGGCCGCAATGACCGCACCTGGGTTGCAGCTCAACTGCAGAAAATGGGATGCGCGATGCCCTAA
- a CDS encoding Bug family tripartite tricarboxylate transporter substrate binding protein, producing MKLFSRPALASLALAGAFAVPGIALAQNYTTDTITFTVPFPPGGGTDIPARQLVDKIIANTGLSIIVQNQPGAGGNIGMAQVARSAPDGLNIGMGQTSNLAVNPSLYADIPYDALNDFTHIGLYTTQPMAIVTFPGSPYQSLGEVIEAARENPGAILYGTPGAGTVAHLSLELLATEGELELTHVPYPGIAQAISDVMSGVVDIYIGSVPSVLPHVRAGSVRPLAVTSAEPNAVLPDVPTVASFGFDGFNAADWKAVVGPAGMPEEIVTALNAALNEALEDETLRQLLMADGSTPLGGTSEEFAQYHAEELETWAAVIEASGATVD from the coding sequence ATGAAGCTCTTTTCAAGGCCGGCCCTGGCGTCCCTGGCGCTTGCAGGCGCGTTCGCGGTGCCCGGCATTGCGCTGGCGCAGAACTACACCACCGATACGATTACATTCACCGTGCCTTTCCCACCCGGCGGCGGCACAGATATTCCGGCGCGCCAGTTGGTTGATAAGATAATCGCCAATACGGGGTTGTCGATCATCGTCCAGAATCAGCCCGGTGCCGGCGGCAATATCGGCATGGCACAAGTCGCCAGATCGGCCCCGGATGGTCTGAATATCGGCATGGGCCAGACTTCGAACCTGGCCGTCAATCCATCCCTTTATGCGGATATTCCCTACGACGCGCTCAACGATTTCACCCACATTGGTCTTTACACCACTCAGCCAATGGCGATCGTCACGTTTCCCGGCTCGCCTTACCAGAGCCTGGGCGAGGTCATCGAAGCCGCGCGCGAAAATCCTGGCGCCATCCTCTATGGAACGCCAGGTGCCGGTACGGTCGCGCATTTGTCGCTCGAACTGCTTGCCACCGAAGGTGAACTGGAGCTCACCCACGTTCCTTACCCAGGCATTGCACAGGCAATTTCTGACGTGATGAGTGGCGTCGTCGATATCTATATCGGCAGTGTGCCAAGCGTTCTGCCGCATGTGCGTGCCGGCAGCGTGCGCCCGCTTGCCGTTACTTCAGCGGAGCCAAACGCAGTGCTTCCCGATGTTCCCACCGTCGCCTCGTTCGGCTTTGACGGCTTCAATGCGGCCGACTGGAAGGCTGTTGTCGGTCCGGCTGGAATGCCGGAGGAAATCGTCACGGCGCTGAACGCAGCCCTCAACGAAGCGCTCGAGGACGAGACGCTGCGCCAGCTGCTGATGGCTGACGGCAGCACGCCCCTGGGCGGCACCAGCGAAGAGTTCGCGCAGTATCATGCCGAAGAACTCGAAACCTGGGCTGCGGTGATCGAGGCCTCGGGCGCCACTGTCGACTGA